aaaacaaaacaaaacaaaaaaagccgcgatcgcgatctgcagcagcaattcggcgggaggtccttcgctcccaggcggagtgagggaccgtccgccgaattgccgctgaatacctggacgtgccgcccctctccggagccgccgccccaagcacctgcttgagaagctggtgcctggagccggccctgagggtaaggctggctcccagaatcaaggactggagtgacctagcagatcactggtctggATAACACCAGATGGGAACGTCACAGAGCTATACAatgtggaacagctccaacaggagagattgttGGAGCCCCACCTCACGCTAGCCCGGCGCGTAGGTGGCCCAGCCGGGACAGTGCAGACCTGCTGTCCTAGATCAGGCAGAGCAGTGATTTGAATTGCCGTTTCTTGCCTCCCACGGGAGTGCCCCAGCTGGGATGGTGCATGTCTGGCTCTTTCTCACAACAATTTTGGAAGGATTTTTAGGGGAATTCCAAAATCACAAAAGTTTTCACGGGATGGAAGGTAGATTCCCACCTGGCCCTATGTCCAACACAAAAGCCACGCAGGAGGACCGAGCAATAAGCAAAGATCTGCTCGTCGGAGCTGGGGCTCTGAATCTCCTCCCCTGCATGAGCCGAAGGAGCAATCTCTGCTTCTTCTCAAAGTTCCAACTTTCCGGTGGAGCCAATGCCCAGACCATCTGTGGGAATAGCCGGTTAGCAGACCTGGCGCCCACGCAGACGGAGCATTGTCTGGGAGGGTTGTAGGACTCATTAAACCTTTTGTTGGGTGCTACAAAAGGCTTCCACTCTGCAGCTCTCAAACTGGTGGGTTGATGGGTCCTTTGTGCAGAGTTTGATTCTATTCTGTTAAAGCTCTTCTACCATCCTCAGGATTGTGGCCCGGAGTGCTAACATCTGCCAGTTAATGGGCTAACATCTGCCGATTAATGGGCTAACATCTGCCGGTTAATGCACTGACATCTGGGGTTTCATGCAATAATCTCTGGGGCTTTAATTCACTAACATCTGGAGCTTGAAATGCACTAACACCTGGGGTTTAACGCGCTACCATCTGGCCTTTGCTACTGAGGAACTGGGCGTCCATGAAGGGCTCAGATTCCTGATGGAGGTGTTTGCCCTCTTGCACTTTCTGACCACCTCTGGCCCAGGCCTGGTGCGTGCCGTGTCCCTGAGCCGGCTGCACTAaggaaatcccctcccccccccccgcccagctccccaccGCTGGCTTCCCCTCTGCCGGAAAGCTGACAGGCACGATCTGCCGCTGCGGTTCATTCCTCCACACGCAGAGCTAAGCCCAGGCACCGGGCGGATGCTGTTACGACACATCCCCAACCCGTCTGCCCAGCAACGTCTgatgccagccccaccccaccccccgccccctcactggcagggaggggctggacgGGTGGATCCGCGTCGGTTTGTGGGCCTGGGTTTCCTCGCAGGTGTTTCCTATCAGAGCAGCAGAGACCTcggtgcaggcagggggcggcCCTGGTCTCTCCAGCCCTGggggtcccagccccaccccgcaccccGCAGATCTGCCGTCccatcccctgttccctgatggctcCTGGGGGGGTCCATCCCGCTCTGGTCTCCGCCTGGCTCTTGTTTCTCTGCTCGGTCGTCTCAGCTGGTAAGTGACCCCTGTTCGccccccggatgcctgggtcccatccccatCCCAATCACTGTCCCCCAGGACTGGGTGCTGCAGGGCCCCCTCGGGTGGCTGCctggatgcctgggtcccatccccatcctggtctctctctccttcccgtAGGGGTTCACCGTTTCACCCACTCCCAGATTATTTCGCcgcaggcagcccctgggctgccCAAGCGCCAGAGCTTGCTGCAGGTGAACGGCCTGGCGCTCTCGGCCTATGACAGCAGCAGCCGGAGGATGATGCCGCGCAACGGCTACGTGCAGGGCGACCGGGAGACCCACCAGTTCTGGAGCGTCAGCAGCGCCCGGTGCATGTTCTGGGACCCCTGGGTGGAGACCGAGTACCAGGCCCTGGTGCGGGCGGTGAATGCCAGCTCCCCAAAGGCCGGTGAGTCCTTGGGCCCCGGCACTTCGTTAGCTCGGCCCAGGAAAGGGGGCACGGGCAGTGGGAGGGATCTAGGGGCAGGACACCAGAGGGGAGTGATTTCCGTGGTACATAGTGGTTAAAGTGGGGTGCAGGGagctctatccccagctctggaagggaagtggggtctcatggttggggggggggctgggagccaggactcctgggttctctacgcagccctgggaggggagtggggtctagtggttagagaaaggggaaagctgggagccaggactcctgggttctctccccagctctgggaagggagtgggggctagtggttagagtgggggcggggctgggagccaggactcctgggttccatccctgggAGAACtttgcccccactctgccccctggcggcagctccctgctgagTCACTCATGTGGCCGCTCCGCCCCCAGAGCCCTACTACATGCAGGTTGTGCAGAGCTGTGAGCTGGACGAAGCCAGCGGCGCCGTCCGAGCCGTTACCAGGTACGCCCTTAATGGGGAGGACGTGCTGCAGTACCACGGGGACCAGAACCGCTGGTTCTCGGTGCACCCAGCGGCCTGGCGCGTGGCCGAGCGCTGGAACCGCGAGAGGGAGACGCTGGCCGGGATCAACGCCCATACGCCACAGCAGTGCGGGACCTTCATCCGGATCACCTCGCCATTCACCGCACAGACAACAGGtggcagctctgccggtgcccctcactgccaacccacagccccctgctagcccagtcctgccccccatccccagctctgctgttgcccctcactcccaatccacagccccctgctagcccagccctgggctccccccagctctgccggtgcccctcactcccaatccacagccccctgccagcccagtcctgccccccatccccagctctgccggtgcccctcactcccaatccacagccccctgccagcccagtcctgccccccatgcccagctctgccggtgcccctcactcccaatccacagccccctgctagcccagtcctgccccccatccccagctctgctggtgcccctcactcccgacccgcagcctgccagcccagtcctgccccccatccccagctctgccggtgcccctcactcccaatccacagccccctgccagcccagtcctgccccccatgcccagctctgccggtgcccctcactcccaatccacagccccctgctagcccagtcctgccccccatccccagctctgctggtgcccctcactcccgacccgcagccccgtgctagcccagccctgggctccccccagctctgccagtgcccctcactcccaatccacagccccctgctagcccagtcctgccccccatccccagctctgccggtgcccctcactcccgacccgcagccccgtgctagcccagccctgggctccccccagctctgccggtgcccctctctCCTGATGTGCAGCCCCgtcctagcccagccctgggctccccccaactctgccggtgcccctcactcccaatccGCAGCCCCCGTGATCTTTAACCCTTTCTGTCCCCTCAGCCCAGCCCACAGTGCACGTGTCCCTCGTGCGAGGAAACCGGGGCCAACCTCACCGCCTCATGTGCCACGTGACGGGGTTCTACCCCCGTGACATTGAGGTGAcctgggagcgggggggcaggggggccctAGGGGAACAGATGACCAGCAGGATCCGGCCCAACGGGGATCCCACCTTCCAGATCCAAGTGTCCATtgagatggggctgggggagcatgTGTGCGTGGTGAGACACGTCAGCCTGGGGGGCGCCCCCCTGAGGATCACCTGGGGTGAgtgcagggcggggctggggatggagCACCCTCTatggaagggaggggcaggggagctgggggcagaaaggCAGAGGGGCAGTTTTGGGAGGCATGGATAGGCAGcgaggaggttctggggggctctgaggggaagaggaaggtgggggttctgggggctaagaggggggaagggaaggtgagAGGTTGTTGGGGATccaaagagggaggggaaagtggGAGGTTCTGGAGGGCTCAGAGGGGTAGGGGAAGAGGGAATTTAGCTGCAGGGCAGACtcatggggggctggggctgggaggggcagacCGGATGTGGGTCTGCTGGCCCAGGgccaaggggcgggggggggggggaataggtgcaggggcaggcagggcccATGGCTCAGTCTGTCTCTGCTCATTTGCAGATCCCCAAGCCACAGGCCAGGCCGGGTCCCTGGGCGTCCTCGCCAGCTGTGTGCTGGCTGCTCTGGGAGTCGCCGCCCTGGGCTGGTATCTGAGGGGGAGGCCAGGTGAGTGATGCCCCCTAGtgtcccccagccctccctgcagCTCAGCGCCCCCAGTGTCCCTGCAGCAtagtgccccctagtgccccccagtaccccctgcagcacagcaccccagtgcccctgcagcacagcgccccctagtgccccccagcaccccctgcagcacagtgccccctagtgcccccagcaccccctgcagcaaagcaccccctagtgcccccagcaccccctgcagcacagcgccccctagtgcccccatcatccctgcagcacagcgccccctagtgcccccagcacccccctgcagcacagcaccctctagtgcccccagtgcccccagcacccccctgcagcatagcaccccctagtgcccccagaaccccctccaGCACACCGCTCCCTAGTTCCCCCAGAacccccctgcagcacagcacccctagcaccgccctggggcattggggtcagcactgactcccAGGGGAACATGTCCCCCCAGTACAATCCCCCCTGCGCAGCACCCGGGGTTTCCCCTTGCTGCTCTCCCAGCCACGGACTGACCCCTCCTGGCCCTGCCTCGCATGAGCTACCCGGGCTCTGTGCTGCGGCCTGGCTGGgtggcggggcaggggctgtgggaagccacctcccCGCCAAGGTGTGATAGTCCCCATTGCCCCTCACCATTCCCgctgcaggggatgggagcagggtCTCCGCCTGAGTCAATCCCCGCTTGGCTTCCCCGCAGGCCGCTCGGAGGGGCTGTTCCGCCCGGC
This DNA window, taken from Emys orbicularis isolate rEmyOrb1 chromosome 12, rEmyOrb1.hap1, whole genome shotgun sequence, encodes the following:
- the LOC135886125 gene encoding DLA class II histocompatibility antigen, DR-1 beta chain-like, with the translated sequence MAPGGVHPALVSAWLLFLCSVVSAGVHRFTHSQIISPQAAPGLPKRQSLLQVNGLALSAYDSSSRRMMPRNGYVQGDRETHQFWSVSSARCMFWDPWVETEYQALVRAVNASSPKAEPYYMQVVQSCELDEASGAVRAVTRYALNGEDVLQYHGDQNRWFSVHPAAWRVAERWNRERETLAGINAHTPQQCGTFIRITSPFTAQTTAQPTVHVSLVRGNRGQPHRLMCHVTGFYPRDIEVTWERGGRGALGEQMTSRIRPNGDPTFQIQVSIEMGLGEHVCVVRHVSLGGAPLRITWDPQATGQAGSLGVLASCVLAALGVAALGWYLRGRPGRSEGLFRPARAQPGTLDSALAKPGDTLAMSLSCPGVTA